In the genome of Syngnathoides biaculeatus isolate LvHL_M chromosome 14, ASM1980259v1, whole genome shotgun sequence, one region contains:
- the xrcc5 gene encoding X-ray repair cross-complementing protein 5 isoform X2: protein MSKSFHVLCMDVGFSMSNSFPGEESPFELAKQVVQKFVQRQVFAEVKDELALVLFGTESTKNPLAQDGQYQNITVHRNLMVPDFELLEEIENQVHPENQQADWLDALVVCMDLLQTGIKEKRSDQLNIYLLTDLSVEANSEQVDVIVENLKKANITLQFFLPFPAEDESMDEAGDASRGGPGAPGSGKGLSGQQRTGLEMVKHIMDCLDEQDGLDQIYTLRNAIEGLCMFKQIERRPTAWPCQLTIGSALSIRIVGFKAVTEEKLKKMWVTVDAQSHEREHVKKETVFCLDDDNETEVQKDDIIQGFCYGSDIVPFSKVDQEQMKYKHDGKCFAVLGFTNQNLVLRHSFMGTQAIKIFAPGNDEHAGVALSALVRALDELKMVAIVRYAYDRRCNPQIGAAFPCIKLNYECLIYVQLPFMEDLRHYTYASLNSKKFSPSDSQLQAVDSLIDSMMLVDKDEDGELKDLVKVHHIPNPEFQRLFQCLHHRAVSPGTALPPMEPWLKAVLDRPDVIKERCQAPLEEVKKMFPLKVVEKKKMLKTSAQLFGRDSEQPDAKKAKGDTAEEAEEEEYNLADISEGSVTSVGSVNPARDFRILIKQKTLTFEEACEQLTHRIEQLLGNKNTQYYMKSITCIQAFREESVKLGKADLYNSYLRLLKGSIPSRGLEVFWDLLVQGSISLIGQDEVEGSSVSKNEVAQFLLPDEKEEEPAATMADDTGDVDDLLDNM from the exons atgtccaaa TCCTTTCATGTGCTGTGCATGGATGTTGGATTTTCCATGTCCAACTCGTTCCCGGGTGAAGAGTCTCCATTCGAACTCGCCAAACAAGTTGTTCAGAAGTTTGTCCAACGTCAG GTGTTTGCCGAGGTCAAAGACGAATTGGCTTTGGTTCTGTTTGGAACAGAGTCCACCAAGAACCCACTGGCTCAAGATGGCCAGTACCAGAACATCACTGTGCACCGCAACCTAATGGTACCTGACTTTGAGCTCTTGGAGGAAATCGAGAATCAGGTCCACCCGGAGAATCAACAGGCCGACT GGTTGGACGCCCTTGTGGTTTGCATGGATCTTCTTCAAACAGGAAtaaa ggaaaaaCGTTCTGATCAACTTAACATCTATTTACTGACTGACCTCAGTGTTGAAGCGAATTCGGAGCAGGTGGATGTCATTGTTGAAAACCTGAAGAAAGCGAACATAACACTTCAGTTCTT TTTGCCCTTCCCTGCTGAAGATGAATCAATGGATGAAGCAGGCGATGCGAGCAGAGGAGGACCGGGCGCACCTGGCTCGGGCAAAGGCCTGTCCGGGCAACAGAGGACTGGACTGGAGATGGTCAAACACATCATGGACTGCTTGGATGAGCAGGATGGTCTTGATCAGATTTACACACTCAG GAATGCCATTGAGGGCCTGTGTATGTTCAAGCAAATCGAGAGAAGACCCACGGCGTGGCCCTGTCAGCTGACCATCGGTAGCGCTCTGTCCATCCGCATCGTTGGCTTCAAAGCT GTGACCGAAGAGAAACTGAAGAAAATGTGGGTTACGGTAGACGCTCAAAGCCACGAGAGAGAGCACGTGAAGAAAGAGACCGTCTTCTGTCTGGATGATGACAATGAGACGGAGGTGCAGAAGGACGACATCATCCAAg GTTTTTGCTACGGGAGTGATATTGTTCCTTTCTCCAAAGTGGATCAAGAGCAGATGAAATACAAACACGACGGGAAGTGTTTTGCTGTTTTAGGCTTTACTAACCAAAACCTG GTTCTTCGCCACTCCTTCATGGGAACTCAGGCCATCAAGATTTTTGCTCCAGGCAACGACGAG CACGCAGGGGTGGCGCTATCCGCTCTCGTCCGGGCGCTGGATGAGCTCAAAATGGTGGCCATTGTTCGTTACGCCTACGACCGGCGATGCAACCCTCAAATAGGAGCAGCTTTCCCTTGCATCAAGCTGAACTATGAG TGTCTTATATACGTCCAACTGCCCTTCATGGAAGACCTCCGACACTACACATATGCTTCTCTGAACAGCAAAAAATTCAGCCCCTCGG ACTCACAGCTACAGGCTGTTGACTCTCTCATTGACTCCATGATGTTGGTGGACAAAGATGAAGATGGAGAACTCAAGGACTTGGTTAAAGTACACCACATTCCCAATCCAGAGTTCCAGCGGCTTTTCCAG TGCCTGCATCATCGAGCTGTCAGCCCTGGCACGGCCCTCCCCCCAATGGAGCCGTGGCTTAAAGCTGTACTGGACCGCCCCGATGTCATCAAGGAGCGTTGTCAAGCGCCATTAgaggaggtgaagaaaatgtttcCTCTCAAGGtggtggagaagaagaagatgctgaAGACCAGCGCTCAGCTCTTTGGAAGAGA CTCTGAACAGCCCGATGCCAAGAAGGCAAAGGGAGACACTGCAGAggaggcagaggaggaggagtataATCTGGCTGACATTTCTGAAGGCTCTGTGACTTCG GTCGGAAGTGTTAATCCCGCTCGTGATTTCCGCATCCTGATCAAACAAAAAACGCTAACCTTCGAAGAGG CCTGCGAGCAGCTGACTCACAGGATAGAGCAGTTGCTAGGCAACAAGAACACACAGTACTATATGAAAAGCATCACCTGTATCCAGGCCTTCAGAGAGGAGTCTGTAAAG CTGGGCAAGGCCGATCTCTACAATAGCTACCTCCGGTTGCTGAAAGGAAGCATCCCAAGTAGGGGGTTGGAAGTCTTCTGGGACCTGCTTGTTCAAG GCTCCATTTCGCTTATTGGCCAAGACGAGGTGGAAGGAAGCTCCGTCTCCAAAAATGAAGTCGCTCAG TTTCTACTGCCTGACGAGAAAGAAGAAGAGCCAGCCGCGACAATGGCAGATGACACTGGAGATGTTGACGACTtg CTGGACAACATGTAA
- the LOC133512133 gene encoding LOW QUALITY PROTEIN: collagen alpha-2(VI) chain-like (The sequence of the model RefSeq protein was modified relative to this genomic sequence to represent the inferred CDS: inserted 1 base in 1 codon) yields MAKIHLSVFITMCMVHTSIPQLTPRGPRPLPMPRDRTYENLPKPQGCETRTVNCPIKLFFTIDTSETIALQESPPGILVENIKEFTRMFAQKLADEEYRGQVQISWSIGGLHFSQKQVVFSRFASRESFIRSLGDIRYLGKGTYIDCALKNMTQQMTQHYSDTKAALFSVVITDGHVTGSPCGGIKAAADKAREQGIRIFSVAASRSIDEMGMREIASSPTEVYRDEYTAVEIVDGRPKIKRESIDRIIQAMKYQAYSECYQDQCSETLGIPGPRGLRGPKGEKGDAGYRGPKGEKGGQGDPGIEGPIGHPGPKGEVGLKGDKGDLGASGTKGLLGVPGHNGTDGQKGKIGHIGAPGCKGEAGDEGPDGYPGEVGDVGPLGKKGQKGDLGLPGKAGVFGPEGEQGAKGERGNPGNPGPPGEKGPAGLPGLPGLRGEPGWRGHEGPKGPQGPIGKKGDKGERGPQGSRGRVGEDGFKGAKGDSGLPGPRGQAGEPGGHGENGTLGNPGDAGPRGDPGSQGPRGDKGRQGFSYPGPRGPTGDQGDPGKKGLRGGQGECGPKGEPGNKGPRGESGEPGHPGEPGARGTRGDPGPDGYPGAMGDPALTDCDVMTYISETCGCCDCEKRCGALDIVFVIDSSESVGLTNFTLEKNFVINTINRLGSMANDPASPTGTRVGVVQYSHNGTFEAIRLDDPNINSMSAFKTAVKNLQWIAGGTFTPSALKFAYDNLIRDSKRARVKVSVVVITDGRFDPRDDEDLLTYLCHDGSVEVNAIGVGDMFXKSTDDEILGSIVCDKKDRVIGMKNFVDLVTEDFVDKMETVLCPDSVVVCPDLPCKREPDVAPCAQRPVDVVFLLDGSERLGVDNFRHVRAFVQTVVDRLVLARSRTDRMRARLALLQYGKDGENDLAFPLTHDPVLISTGMARLSYLDSSSSVGPAITHAINRVLGKGTTRQTRRAAEIVFAFITDGVTDRKNLDEAVDAMRREQVVPTVIAMGSDVDQEVLTKLAMGDENAIFKGKHWSQWQSDMLQHFIRWIC; encoded by the exons ATGGCTAAAATACATCTTTCAGTCTTCATCACCATGTGCATGGTCCATACCAGCATTCCCCAGCTGACCCCTCGCGGACCGAGGCCACTACCCATGCCCAGAGACAGAACATATGAGAATCTGCCAAAACCACAAGGTTGTGAGA CCAGGACAGTCAACTGTCCCATCAAACTGTTCTTCACCATCGACACCTCTGAGACCATTGCCCTGCAGGAGTCCCCGCCGGGAATACTAGTGGAAAACATCAAGGAATTCACACGGATGTTTGCCCAGAAGCTGGCGGATGAGGAATACCGAGGTCAAGTCCAGATCTCCTGGTCCATCGGAGGCCTGCACTTCTCCCAAAAGCAGGTGGTTTTCAGTCGCTTTGCAAGCAGGGAGAGCTTCATCAGGAGCCTCGGAGACATCCGATATCTGGGCAAAGGCACCTACATCGACTGCGCTCTCAAAAACATGACCCAGCAAATGACTCAACACTACTCAGACACAAAGGCAGCCCTCTTCTCCGTGGTCATTACTGACGGCCACGTGACGGGAAGTCCCTGCGGCGGCATCAAGGCGGCGGCCGACAAGGCCCGTGAACAGGGGATCCGCATTTTCTCAGTGGCGGCGTCCAGGTCCATTGACGAAATGGGAATGAGGGAGATTGCCAGTTCTCCCACCGAAGTTTATCGCGACGAGTACACAGCCGTGGAAATCGTTGACGGTAGACCGAAAATTAAGAGAGAATCCATTGATCGTATCATACAAGCCATG AAATATCAAGCCTATTCAGAG tgCTACCAAGACCAATGCTCGGAAACCCTTGGGATCCCTGGACCAAGAGGGCTTCGAGGGCCAAAA GGTGAAAAAGGTGACGCTGGTTATCGTGGACCAAAAGGAGAAAAGGGAGGTCAG ggtGATCCTGGCATTGAGGGTCCAATTGGACATCCTGGACCTAAG GGAGAAGTCGGGTTGAAGGGCgacaag GGTGATTTGGGAGCAAGTGGAACCAAG GGCTTGCTTGGAGTACCTGGCCACAATGGAACCGATGGACagaag GGTAAGATCGGCCATATTGGAGCTCCGGGTTGCAAAGGGGAAGCAGGTGACGAA GGGCCAGATGGCTACCCGGGAGAAGTTGGGGATGTTGGACCACTGgggaaaaaaggacaaaag GGAGACCTTGGCCTTCCTGGGAAAGCAGGTGTTTTTGGCCCCGAGGGTGAACAAGGAGCAAAG GGTGAAAGAGGTAATCCAGGAAATCCAGGACCCCCGGGAGAAAAAGGACCAGCG GGACTGCCTGGCTTACCTGGACTAAGAGGCGAAccg GGATGGAGAGGACACGAAGGGCCAAAAGGACCTCAAGGACCTATTGGGAAAAAGGGAGATAAG GGAGAACGGGGGCCACAAGGAAGCAGGGGAAGAGTAGGGGAGGACGGATTCAAGGGTGCAAAG GGGGATTCTGGACTACCAGGCCCGAGGGGTCAGGCAGGAGAACCGGGAGGCCATGGAGAAAAT GGCACCTTGGGAAATCCAGGTGACGCCGGACCAAGAGGAGACCCGGGTTCTCAAGGACCAAGG ggtgaTAAAGGAAGACAAGGATTCAGCTACCCTGGACCAAGAGGACCAACA GGCGACCAAGGCGATCCGGGGAAAAAAGGACTCAGGGGTGGTCAAGGTGAATGTGGACCCAAAGGAGAGCCAGGAAACAAAGGTCCACGTGGGGAATCT GGGGAGCCAGGTCATCCAGGAGAGCCTGGAGCCAGAGGAACCAGAGGGGACCCTGGGCCTGAT GGTTACCCTGGAGCAATGGGCGATCCTGCACTTACT GATTGCGACGTCATGACTTACATCAGCGAGACTTGTGGCTGCTGTG ACTGCGAGAAGCGTTGCGGTGCTCTGGACATTGTATTTGTCATTGACAGCTCAGAGAGTGTCGGTCTGACCAACTTCACCTTGGAAAAGAACTTTGTAATCAATACCATTAATCGTCTGGGATCTATGGCCAACGACCCCGCATCCCCAACCG GAACGCGAGTCGGAGTTGTTCAGTACAGTCACAACGGGACATTTGAGGCCATCCGTCTTGACGACCCCAACATAAACTCCATGTCTGCATTTAAAACGGCGGTGAAGAACCTTCAGTGGATCGCGGGGGGCACCTTCACCCCCTCGGCTCTCAAGTTTGCCTACGACAACCTCATCAGAGACAGCAAGAGAGCCAGGGTCAAAGTGTCCGTGGTGGTGATCACCGACGGACGCTTCGATCCACGTGACGATGAGGATCTTCTGACGTACCTCTGCCATGACGGCAGCGTCGAAGTGAACGCCATCGGGGTCGGAGACATGT CGAAAAGCACAGATGATGAGATCCTAGGTTCCATTGTGTGCGACAAAAAGGATCGGGTCATTGGAATGAAGAATTTTGTTGATTTGGTCACAGAGGACTTCGTAGACAAAATGGAAACTGTTTTGTGTCCTG ATTCGGTTGTTGTGTGTCCTGATCTCCCCTGCAAAAGAG AGCCTGATGTGGCACCGTGCGCCCAGCGGCCAGTGGACGTGGTATTCCTGCTCGACGGCTCGGAGCGTCTCGGGGTGGACAACTTCCGTCACGTTCGTGCATTTGTACAAACGGTGGTCGACAGACTGGTACTGGCTCGGAGCAGGACGGATCGCATGCGAGCTCGCTTAGCTTTGTTGCAATACGGGAAGGACGGGGAGAACGATTTGGCTTTCCCTCTCACGCATGATCCCGTCCTCATCTCTACCGGTATGGCTCGACTGAGCTATCTGGACTCTTCCTCGAGCGTGGGGCCAGCCATCACCCATGCTATTAACAGAGTGCTTGGCAAGGGAACGACTCGCCAGACGAGACGCGCTGCCGAGATAGTGTTCGCTTTCATCACAGACGGCGTCACAGACAGGAAAAATCTGGACGAGGCCGTGGACGCCATGCGTAGGGAACAGGTCGTCCCCACAGTGATCGCCATGGGAAGCGATGTGGATCAAGAAGTCTTAACGAAGCTGGCCATGGGAGACGAGAACGCCATATTCAAGGGAAAACACTGGTCCCAGTGGCAGTCTGACATGCTTCAGCATTTCATCCGGTGGATATGTTAA
- the xrcc5 gene encoding X-ray repair cross-complementing protein 5 isoform X1 has translation MSKSFHVLCMDVGFSMSNSFPGEESPFELAKQVVQKFVQRQVFAEVKDELALVLFGTESTKNPLAQDGQYQNITVHRNLMVPDFELLEEIENQVHPENQQADWLDALVVCMDLLQTGIKEKRSDQLNIYLLTDLSVEANSEQVDVIVENLKKANITLQFFLPFPAEDESMDEAGDASRGGPGAPGSGKGLSGQQRTGLEMVKHIMDCLDEQDGLDQIYTLRNAIEGLCMFKQIERRPTAWPCQLTIGSALSIRIVGFKAVTEEKLKKMWVTVDAQSHEREHVKKETVFCLDDDNETEVQKDDIIQGFCYGSDIVPFSKVDQEQMKYKHDGKCFAVLGFTNQNLVLRHSFMGTQAIKIFAPGNDEHAGVALSALVRALDELKMVAIVRYAYDRRCNPQIGAAFPCIKLNYECLIYVQLPFMEDLRHYTYASLNSKKFSPSDSQLQAVDSLIDSMMLVDKDEDGELKDLVKVHHIPNPEFQRLFQCLHHRAVSPGTALPPMEPWLKAVLDRPDVIKERCQAPLEEVKKMFPLKVVEKKKMLKTSAQLFGRDSEQPDAKKAKGDTAEEAEEEEYNLADISEGSVTSVGSVNPARDFRILIKQKTLTFEEACEQLTHRIEQLLGNKNTQYYMKSITCIQAFREESVKLGKADLYNSYLRLLKGSIPSRGLEVFWDLLVQGSISLIGQDEVEGSSVSKNEVAQFLLPDEKEEEPAATMADDTGDVDDLVLEVLLALRVLSIPVDIHFFTNCSEVTRRK, from the exons atgtccaaa TCCTTTCATGTGCTGTGCATGGATGTTGGATTTTCCATGTCCAACTCGTTCCCGGGTGAAGAGTCTCCATTCGAACTCGCCAAACAAGTTGTTCAGAAGTTTGTCCAACGTCAG GTGTTTGCCGAGGTCAAAGACGAATTGGCTTTGGTTCTGTTTGGAACAGAGTCCACCAAGAACCCACTGGCTCAAGATGGCCAGTACCAGAACATCACTGTGCACCGCAACCTAATGGTACCTGACTTTGAGCTCTTGGAGGAAATCGAGAATCAGGTCCACCCGGAGAATCAACAGGCCGACT GGTTGGACGCCCTTGTGGTTTGCATGGATCTTCTTCAAACAGGAAtaaa ggaaaaaCGTTCTGATCAACTTAACATCTATTTACTGACTGACCTCAGTGTTGAAGCGAATTCGGAGCAGGTGGATGTCATTGTTGAAAACCTGAAGAAAGCGAACATAACACTTCAGTTCTT TTTGCCCTTCCCTGCTGAAGATGAATCAATGGATGAAGCAGGCGATGCGAGCAGAGGAGGACCGGGCGCACCTGGCTCGGGCAAAGGCCTGTCCGGGCAACAGAGGACTGGACTGGAGATGGTCAAACACATCATGGACTGCTTGGATGAGCAGGATGGTCTTGATCAGATTTACACACTCAG GAATGCCATTGAGGGCCTGTGTATGTTCAAGCAAATCGAGAGAAGACCCACGGCGTGGCCCTGTCAGCTGACCATCGGTAGCGCTCTGTCCATCCGCATCGTTGGCTTCAAAGCT GTGACCGAAGAGAAACTGAAGAAAATGTGGGTTACGGTAGACGCTCAAAGCCACGAGAGAGAGCACGTGAAGAAAGAGACCGTCTTCTGTCTGGATGATGACAATGAGACGGAGGTGCAGAAGGACGACATCATCCAAg GTTTTTGCTACGGGAGTGATATTGTTCCTTTCTCCAAAGTGGATCAAGAGCAGATGAAATACAAACACGACGGGAAGTGTTTTGCTGTTTTAGGCTTTACTAACCAAAACCTG GTTCTTCGCCACTCCTTCATGGGAACTCAGGCCATCAAGATTTTTGCTCCAGGCAACGACGAG CACGCAGGGGTGGCGCTATCCGCTCTCGTCCGGGCGCTGGATGAGCTCAAAATGGTGGCCATTGTTCGTTACGCCTACGACCGGCGATGCAACCCTCAAATAGGAGCAGCTTTCCCTTGCATCAAGCTGAACTATGAG TGTCTTATATACGTCCAACTGCCCTTCATGGAAGACCTCCGACACTACACATATGCTTCTCTGAACAGCAAAAAATTCAGCCCCTCGG ACTCACAGCTACAGGCTGTTGACTCTCTCATTGACTCCATGATGTTGGTGGACAAAGATGAAGATGGAGAACTCAAGGACTTGGTTAAAGTACACCACATTCCCAATCCAGAGTTCCAGCGGCTTTTCCAG TGCCTGCATCATCGAGCTGTCAGCCCTGGCACGGCCCTCCCCCCAATGGAGCCGTGGCTTAAAGCTGTACTGGACCGCCCCGATGTCATCAAGGAGCGTTGTCAAGCGCCATTAgaggaggtgaagaaaatgtttcCTCTCAAGGtggtggagaagaagaagatgctgaAGACCAGCGCTCAGCTCTTTGGAAGAGA CTCTGAACAGCCCGATGCCAAGAAGGCAAAGGGAGACACTGCAGAggaggcagaggaggaggagtataATCTGGCTGACATTTCTGAAGGCTCTGTGACTTCG GTCGGAAGTGTTAATCCCGCTCGTGATTTCCGCATCCTGATCAAACAAAAAACGCTAACCTTCGAAGAGG CCTGCGAGCAGCTGACTCACAGGATAGAGCAGTTGCTAGGCAACAAGAACACACAGTACTATATGAAAAGCATCACCTGTATCCAGGCCTTCAGAGAGGAGTCTGTAAAG CTGGGCAAGGCCGATCTCTACAATAGCTACCTCCGGTTGCTGAAAGGAAGCATCCCAAGTAGGGGGTTGGAAGTCTTCTGGGACCTGCTTGTTCAAG GCTCCATTTCGCTTATTGGCCAAGACGAGGTGGAAGGAAGCTCCGTCTCCAAAAATGAAGTCGCTCAG TTTCTACTGCCTGACGAGAAAGAAGAAGAGCCAGCCGCGACAATGGCAGATGACACTGGAGATGTTGACGACTtg GTCCTTGAGGTCCTTTTGGCCCTTCGTGTCCTCTCCATCCCTGTGGACATTCATTTCTTCACAAACTGCAGTGAGGTCACCAGAAGAAAATAA